In Megalops cyprinoides isolate fMegCyp1 chromosome 8, fMegCyp1.pri, whole genome shotgun sequence, the genomic stretch TTCTTTTGTGATCTCGGTCTCAAACTCTCTTGTATATCACATCACACTGATTATTGTGATTGTGTAGATCCCTCTGGATCCCTTCTGCTGATCTGGGTTTTCTTGCTACTCACCTCAATGGCCCCTTTTGTTTGGGTTTCCTAGGAGTATGGTCTCATTACTATATATTCAAAGACTGACTGTCTTTTACCACTTTAAACATAACTCCTTTCTCCCCATGCCTTTTTCATGCTTCATTTAATGCCTTTGAATTAATTCGACTGTTGTAACCCTCCAACAACTTGCTAATTTCTTCCTCAGTTGATTTTCCACAGCTCATTTTCACTAGAGCAGTTCCTGCTGACAAAATCTAAACCTCTCCCACTGCTCCTCCTTGGTTCCATGGAAGGAGTGCCGCTAAATCTACATGACATGTTGCCCTCACTATTTTCAAGAACCCACTCAATTTTTAGGTCACAAGGGTCAAAGATCACAAGGGCTCGTGAGGGTTTTTTTGATTGCAGTCCAATCTCAATGGTTTTTGCATAGTTTAATTGACACAAATCCTATCCACTACCAGTCTCAAGGTGAAAGGTCAATGTCACAgatgtgtgtaatgtatttttcagttaaaaatgtcTTATTGCTCATGCATTTAAAACTCCTACAACTAATATCCATGCTCTTCCATCATGTCCTAAACCTCTTTAACCAAAATATGTCCGTATCAGTTGTTTATCACTTCTGTGTTGGGAATTGTAGTGGTATCCTACTTACAACTGTCATCATTCATTAGTTGGATATTTTTAAGTTGGGTCTTCTGTACACCTACAAAGGCATGTCTAATGTTTCCAGGTTGGAAGAGCAGTGTAGTTTACAATGTATGTCATTAAATCACTCACttgttctgtaaatatttaaattatttcattttggttttttgttttgttgatatGGCTGCTGTGGTCATGGTACTTTCatttcaacaataaaaacaggtttaaagGGCAGAAAAATGCTGAACCAAAAGTTTTAAGAgctcataaataaaacactggaaatACTACACTGGAAATATAGGCAGTGTGTTCTAGCacctttttcctcctctccaaCTGCAGAAACTGACATGGAGGTCTGGCCTAGCAGACAGGGAAACATGTGCGATGAAGGGAAAACACAGGGTAAGCTTCACAAGTGCTGTCATGTTCtgtcttgttctgtttttcagagaaaagagatgttttcttaaaaataatttaccaGGCAGTCTGATAATGtatttctctcttgctttctccctcctttcaAAGGATGAGTGCCATAATTTCATTAAAGTGTTGGTACCCAGAAACGATGATCTGATTTTCATCTGTGGCACAAACGGATTTAACCCCATGTGCAGATTCTACCGGGTACGTTTCTGTGGAGTCTTGCTCCTGCATTTTCATggttgattgttttttttttctaactgaACACCAGTGGCAAGATAAATGTCTGCTGTGCGCTTGATGAAGAaatgggggaggaggggttCTGAAGGAATATTTCTGGAGTTGTGTCTGTGTACACTTGGAAcaactgcttgtgtgtgtgtcagtaataataacagtaatgtgcccatttgtttttaatattcagtTAGATAACCTGGAGTTTGATGGGGAGGAAATTAGTGGCTTGGCTCGGTGCCCATTTGATGCCAAGCAGACCAATGTTGCCCTCTTTGCAGGTATGAACAACTCCAAATAAGAATGATGAGTGGCTTCTTCAAGTGGGGGCATGGGGGTTGGGATGAAACTGTGATGCTTTTGTGAGAGCCAAGTTTGCTCAGAGGCGTTATCAATCATAATCATACCTCTTACTACAATGAGAGGTGTGCTGTGGTGTCCACCAGGACCCTTGATGTGGCACAGTGCATGCAcgtgttttgttattttaatgaaagcCTGTTGTCatcccaaaaataaatgttgtttttgtcatcAAGCGTGAATAAAATGCCGACCTCATTTTCCATCCCTTGGTTTCAGATGGGAAGCTATACTCAGCTACAGTGGCTGACTTCTTGGCCAGCGATGCCGTCATCTATCGCAGTATGGGAGACGGCTCTGCCCTGAGAACCATCAAGTATGACTCCAAGTGGCTGAAAGGTGAGAGGGTTTCTTGCAGCCTTATCTTGTATTAGCAGTAAGGAGATTTCACCCACGTTAGTCTTGGATGTTGTGTGTTCAGCCTATGTTCAGTCTAGACTGTGTTGAGATTTTATAGTTTGGTTTTATTATAGTTTATCAGTTTCTGTTCTTATGATAGTCTTTGCTCACCTTGTTTAACCATTTTAGTGCATTAAGCACTAAGACCTGAATGCCTCCAGGATATAAACGAATACTTTGATATTGTAACACAATGTTCTCATTTACACTCTCAAGGATATGTCTGAATCATTGTGTGAATAATATTGCAAAGGCAGTACTAACAATGCCATACCCTGTATTTCAGAACCCCACTTCCTGCATGCAGTGAACTATGGGAATTATGTGTACTTCTTCTTCAGGGAAATAGCAGCTGAATACAACAGCCTGGGAAAGGTGGGTTCTCAAAGAACACCAACActagaaaaaaatcaacaacacacattacagtaatgGGCacaaatttgtttgattttattgcCATCGAAAAAGATAAATAGCTGCTTTATATGTCTGCTACACATCTTTCTTTCGGTCTACGTTCTGTGGTCATTGACGGCTCCCTTGAGGCGTTAGTATGCATTCTGCTTCCTGAGGTTCAGGTCAAAATTTAACAACACAGTGTGGATTTCCAGGCCAGTTTTAAGCACTTTCCATTAACCGCAAgtccataaatatttcagtctcACTAATGCAGGAAATGATACCTGCTCAATGCTAGAGATTTGCAGTGGTGAATTATTAAGTTGGTACCTCATGGTTAATTTAAAGACTTCAGACCACTAGAATTCTAGGTTCCtcaaaatcttttttccccacattttcattctgttttcagaAGTAGTGAGGTGGGTACTGTGAGCACAAGGCATTTGCTTATTAGCATGGTTTGATCTTGCGGGTCTGTCAGTGAAACAAGGGTCTCAGCCTGGTCTCGGCCTATTTGCAGATCGAGATTATAAGTGGCTCCTTTGGTCCAAAAGCAGGAAAGACTTCACTGCACAATGCATTATTCTGAACAGTggaagaggttttttttgtagTACTGACCCTTCCACCCACCCACTTTGTTTCATCCTGTCTCCCAGGCTGTGTATTCCCGAGTGGCACGCATATGCAAGAATGATGTGGGCGGGTCTCAGAGAGTTCTGGAAAAGCACTGGACCTCATTTATGAAGGCCCGGCTTAACTGCTCTGTGCCTGGGGAATCCTTCTTCTACTTCAATGTCCTGCAGTCTGTCACAGACATTGTCGAAATCAACGGAGTCCCCACCGTGGTCGCAGTGTTCACCACACAGCTGAATAGGTAGGAACAAATTGCATTCACTCTTTCATCTCAGTGATCATGACCACACAggcttgttttgtctgaaatgctCAATGAACATCTCCTTGTTCTTTTCACCACAGCATCCCAGGGTCAGCGGTCTGTGCATTTTCAATGGCAGACATGGAAAACGTGTTCCGGGGTCGTTTCAAAGAGCAGAAAACGCCAGATTCTGTCTGGACGGCTTTTCCAGAAGACAGATTGCCAAGCCCCAGGTAGACATCTGCTACAGCGCAAGATAATTTGTCAGATGTTTTGGGGTGAATAATTAATGGGTAATCTCAAGACTTGCTGTGTATCTGTCCTTGCCTGGTGGATGCTGTGGTATTTTGTTAGCATCTCTGTTATCTCTCCTAATAAGCAGCTAACCCTGAAGCCTCCTCTATCCCCATGAGAAACCCTCTCTGGTCTCCTTAAATAATACATCCCTCTGGGGTTTTTCAGACCTGGTTGCTGTGCAGGGCCTGGCCTGGCAGGAGGTTACAAAACCTCCATTGATTTCCCAGACGAGACTCTCCTTTTCATCAAGTCCCACCCCCTAATGGATGCCGCTGTGCCATCTCTCCGTGATGAGCCCTGGTTCACAAAGACCCATGTGCGGTACGGTATCACCCTTCCTTGGGGAAGGTCCAGAGATCTCCCCTAATTATTCTGGCAGGGTGACAGAAACTCTCAAAATTATCTTTATTGCTGTCACAGAATCAAATTAAGTGAGTTTTGTCCCTCTGTAGGTACAGGCTGACAGCCATAGCAGTAGATGATTCTGCTGGTCCCTACCGGAATTACACAGTGATTTTTATTGGCTCAGAAGCTGGTGTGGTGCTCAAGGTCCTGGCCAAGACGTCCACAGCCTCCCTGAAAGACAGTGTCCTGCTGGAGGAGATTCACGTCTTCAACCAGGCCAAGTATGTGGACAACCCCATTTGCTTGCTGTGGCTTTCGCAGCCATGGCTTCGCTGCTGCCTTGtgtgtctgagaaaaaaaaaacattttggtggTCTGTGCTTACATCCTATTGTGGTGCTcgtaaaatgtaaaacattctgGGAACAACCGATAGGAAAGCCCAGGTCAGAAGAACAACAGGACAACTTAGCACGCCTGATCTGACTGGTTCTCTTGATTCTTGGTCCTTGGTTTTAGGTGCATCTCCAACAGTGAGGAGGACCAGCGCATCCTGTCCCTGCATCTGGACAAAGAGATGCATGCCTTGTATGTGGCCTTCTCCAGCTGTGTGGTCCGGCTGCCCATCAGCCGCTGTGAACGCCACACTTCCTGCCACAAGTGAGTCCCAACTTCCTTGCCTTCAGCGTTAAAAGTCTGGGGGGGCAACACCCAGAGGCATACAGAGGGCTTTATTCCACCAATCAGTTTCTCGGgtcttttttaaagaacattttgGGTGTAAAACTTATACGGCCAGCTGTATCATTGGTTGGCATGTAAAAAGAGCTGCATGAGGTATCCAGATAAAGGAATGACAAAAATCTCATCGAATGCAGGTCCTGCATTGCATCACGTGACCCCTACTGCGGATGGATGCCACATGGATCCTGTGAGAAGATCCCACCAGGCCAGATGTAAACACCAACTCCCTCCTACTGTCTTGTTTCATAGATTATTCTCACCACACTACAGAATTACAGATTTTGCAAACCAGCATATCCTGAGTACCTGTGAATGCACTTGTGGGTTTTTGTTCGCTCTCCCATTAAACTCTTTACTTTCCATTGCACAGCTCTGGATATGAACAGGATGTGGAATACGGCAACACCGCGCAGCTGGGTGACTGTCACGGTATGAGATTGGCAGGCATGCCACATTTGCGGTAACACCATGAGAGCACAGTGGTACACTAGCACCATACACCTTTGAAGCCTTCACAAGCACACTCATGACCATGTCCTACTAGTGACACCCATGGCACAAACACATGACACACGTTGCTGCCACAAGAGATTCACAAAGCTTCAGCAGCTAATTAAATCTACTTTTTTTCATCCCAGTGTTACCTGCTGGGTTCTGAGAAAAGAGCATGTCTTTTTCCAGGACCAGTTTCCTTTTTGTAAAGATTTTTGAGCTGGAACTCTAGTTTGCAAGCTtctttaattttgttgttttttattattattttacactgaTTGCTTGTTCCTTTAATTCCTGTAGAATTTTTGGCCACTGCATCTACGCCAGATTACAAATCATTTGGCGAACCAACATCtggttagttttttttactttttaaataaatttccttcCTTCCTTGAGTTCAGCACATTTCAACTCTCATCAGTTCACTCCATTCATCCACCATATTAACAAGCTCCCCTCCATCCCCTATTCGACACAAGACAAACCTAAGAGACAAGTTTTCGTGGCATTCAATCAGAATGCTAATCATTTCGCTTCTGAATGACCAGATCTACATTTCCATACCATGCGTGACAACCTATCATGCTCAGTCTCTCCTTGCCGCATCCCCACTGTGTTTACAAAGTCTATAAATAGGCTATAATACCCATCCTTTTCCCTTACTAATTGTGTTGTCTAAACAATAATGGTAAGTATTGCAAATGTTGGAATTGGTATCATTcaaatttcagaattttttttaaggTAGACATTCATGAGATTTGATATTCGTGTTGTATTTCAGTGCCATTAAGacccatttttttctgttgtcaaCAATTTTGCATACACATGATTGTAGGGCCTcagttaattttcttttaaaacactgccattttattttgtgctgagTAAAAAATGAGTCTCAAACTAACCAGCTTCCACTGATTGCCCACTGCTAACAATGGTTGTTAACTCTGCTTTGTTAGCTGTTTTTGCCATTGGTTTAACTATTTGTTTGTCACCACAGCCATGGAGTTGTCATCAACATCAGTCACAACGGTGGCGTCTGGCCACATAGAGTCACCCCAAATCATTGCCGCCCTGAAACCTGAACTCTTTGGTTCAAGGAAATTTGTGCTCCGAGACGACCCCACCACATCCCATTCTTTTGAGTCATTACCTGGTGGCCCTCAGGGTAAGCCCAGCACAGGGAATCTCTATAGTGAAGAATGGAATAATAGCTGCCATTAGCAAGTCCTTTGACAGTAAGCCAGAACCTGGGGTGCTACTACTGCATCCACCAGGCTGCGTCATGCAGGGCAGGCAAAAGGAACATTCCACCAGAAACAGATTCCTGTTTGCAGTGTAAAGGGAAATGTAACtaatcatttgtaaaaatacagccaaaaattaatttaatgaaatgtaagaataaataaataaataaacaacatgtTGCCAGCTCCCACCATTAACAGCCTATATCAGAACAGTCACAGAGCAGCCAAAAAGTGTTGTTTGTGAACATTTGAGCTTGGGATTGTACATCTTTGGCTTTATTTCTCatggttttcatttatgttatCCATGCTTTTTTCAGTTGTACCATTTTTCCTTGAATGATGTCTTGCACAGAAATAATCCAAATGTATAATGGGGTGTTATTTCAAGTAATAGGGACCCCCCACCTACCCACCTTTAAGGGTAACACAGTTTGCAGGCAGCTATGCAGGATCTCCATCAGTTAATATTGCAgtgactgtttttattgtttattttattgtttatgtgtgtttttgatttcTTGTTTGATCCCATCTTTGTATGTTCATAGTTTTGTTCTGACATATGTGCTGTTTCCATCTTAACTCATGTTACTTTACAAAATGAAGTATGTTTTACCCCGTTTATCCCTTGCTTTACTCACTGCCGGGAATCATTGCTTACCCCGGGTTTCCCCACAGTCATTTCCGTTAACACTACCCACTCTAAGTACTCTTGTTTTAGCACATTGGGTAGTGCATGGCTAGATGACTAACTCTTTAAAATACCTGTGGTCAATAACAAATATTAAACCTTGAATTGCCCTCACTCAATAGGCTGTACACCTGACCCTTAATCCAGTTCTGATCAATATATGTAATGTTGCTAAATCTGCTAACATCTACATTTCTGTACTTGCTCTCCATACTACACAGGGAAGAAACTaaagaaagtattttttaaattgtgtgttAGCTGAAAATACACATAGCAATTGTCTTTATCAGTATGAATGGTGTATGCAGTTACTTAAGAAAGTAGTTACCAAAAACTGGCACAGGCACAGATTATTAGAATGTACACAAGAAGTTTAGCCTTTGAGATATTGTTTTCAGTCTTTTGCAGCTACCTGAATGGActtgaaaatcatttttaacaatataatCTGCTCTAAAGGAGCAATCACTGTTATAGATCTGTATAAATCTATAGAAGCTGTTATAGATCTTGTGCTATAATTAAATGCCCTCTAGAAGTGCTACATTTTCCTGTGGGCCTGCATCACCTCAGGAAATTATCagaatataaatgcaaattccTGATCCTGACGTGAATCTAGCATGCCCCTATCTAAAAATCTCATCATATTGCCCTGTGTCAGAGGTGTCATATGCTGTGTGCACCCCTTtgtaatttacagaaaatgccttcacaaatgacaaaagaaCAAGGTACggaatataatacataatatcaAAGTtaaggagagtgtgtgtgtgtgtgtgtgtgtgtgtgtgtgtgtgtgtgtgtgtctggaaaGGCAAGCTCTGAGCCATGATGCTGATGTCAGAACTCTCACATTGTCTGCCCAGGTGTGTGGGAGGTCCAGTCAGGCGACTCCAATCAGATGGTCCACACGAATGTCCTGATCACCTGCGTGCTGGCCGCCTTCCTGCTGGGCTCCACAATCGCAGGGATGGCAGTCTACTGCTACCGCGAAGCCTTTCTGCGGAAGCCGAGGAGGATCCACAAGGACGGTGAGTCTGGGCAGTCGTGTACAGGTTCCACCGGCAGCTTTGCCAAGCTTAATGGGCTGTTTGACAGCCCAGTTAAAGAGTACCAAGCAAGCATGGAGACATCTAAGCTCTACACCAACCTACTGAGCAATGGGAAAGACTTGGGGCCCAGCAAGGACACCAAGACCATGATGCTTAGTGGACAATGTCAGCCGCCTGAGCTGGCAGCTCTGCCCACTCCAGAGTCCACACCAGTCCTGCAGCAGAAAAGCCTGCAGCCCTTTCGGAACCAGTGGGAGAAGGTCAACATCAACGCATCCCACCATGAGTCCCCGCCCAAAAGTCCGCAtttcttctcctccagctcgcCCCCACACTTTCTCCTGGGCCACGCCCACATCCCAAGTGCCGTCGTCCTCCCCAATGCCACCCATGAATACCGGGACTCCATCTCCAGTGATGCCGATGAGCTCTACCCCGAGAGGAAGGTCCATAATGT encodes the following:
- the LOC118781995 gene encoding semaphorin-6D-like, translated to MGPRGHLLVLLLLATSCLCTHAISFPEDSTPLDSVDHHYSRQYPVFRGRPSGNESQHRLDFQLMTKIQDTLFIAGRDQVYLVSLRETYRNEIIPYRKLTWRSGLADRETCAMKGKHRDECHNFIKVLVPRNDDLIFICGTNGFNPMCRFYRLDNLEFDGEEISGLARCPFDAKQTNVALFADGKLYSATVADFLASDAVIYRSMGDGSALRTIKYDSKWLKEPHFLHAVNYGNYVYFFFREIAAEYNSLGKAVYSRVARICKNDVGGSQRVLEKHWTSFMKARLNCSVPGESFFYFNVLQSVTDIVEINGVPTVVAVFTTQLNSIPGSAVCAFSMADMENVFRGRFKEQKTPDSVWTAFPEDRLPSPRPGCCAGPGLAGGYKTSIDFPDETLLFIKSHPLMDAAVPSLRDEPWFTKTHVRYRLTAIAVDDSAGPYRNYTVIFIGSEAGVVLKVLAKTSTASLKDSVLLEEIHVFNQAKCISNSEEDQRILSLHLDKEMHALYVAFSSCVVRLPISRCERHTSCHKSCIASRDPYCGWMPHGSCEKIPPGQISGYEQDVEYGNTAQLGDCHEFLATASTPDYKSFGEPTSAMELSSTSVTTVASGHIESPQIIAALKPELFGSRKFVLRDDPTTSHSFESLPGGPQGVWEVQSGDSNQMVHTNVLITCVLAAFLLGSTIAGMAVYCYREAFLRKPRRIHKDGESGQSCTGSTGSFAKLNGLFDSPVKEYQASMETSKLYTNLLSNGKDLGPSKDTKTMMLSGQCQPPELAALPTPESTPVLQQKSLQPFRNQWEKVNINASHHESPPKSPHFFSSSSPPHFLLGHAHIPSAVVLPNATHEYRDSISSDADELYPERKVHNVVPPASTKAGRKEHRRSVVARNTLNDLLKHLNDGGGSAGGPKAILTDASNLRQNIMADHMAGMAEVPPKVPSREASLYSPSSSLLRNSPNKWVDVPTTPATPPGQMDTLERQRGYHRSSQRHSISALPKSANSANTVAVARQPSISRGGYMPPTPPSRMDSHATPQGMHPQPSLSRQSSYSGQGSLPRTGVKRIPSVKPDVPPKPSGFVPQTTQIRVVNKFSY